In the genome of Notamacropus eugenii isolate mMacEug1 chromosome 5, mMacEug1.pri_v2, whole genome shotgun sequence, one region contains:
- the LOC140508223 gene encoding uncharacterized protein isoform X4 yields MRISAKQRLQKQGTCTRVKPSKRNEYEKAFSQNALLNYHERILAGEKTCKIKEYGKPLCQLRSLNDSKRIHVQKKAHLSNECDKISTLHQRVHFVKEPFYCNECGKTFKWRCKLNAHQRIHTGEKPFECSECGKAFSEKVCLKRHQKIHTREKSFECNECGRAFHDESYLMLHQRIHTGEKPFECSECGKNFSLKSSLILHQKIHTGKKLFECSECSKAFHYKSCLTLHQRIHTREKPFECNECGKAFMWKSQLNKHKRIHTGEKPFKCNECEKAFYHKSQLVVHQRTHTGEKPFECNECGKAFHNRSQLTVHQRIHTGEKPYACNECGKNFSHRKSFVFHLRIHTGEKPYECNECGKAFHNKSHLTVHQRIHTGEKPYECNICGKKFSPRSSLIKHQRIHTSEKPFECNECGKNFSRRSSLISHQKIHTGEKLFECNECGKNFNQRSSLASHQRTHTGKKSFECNECGENFTRRSLLNKHKNIHTGEKPI; encoded by the exons ATGAGAATATCAGCCAAGCAAAGACTACAAAAG CAAGGAACTTGTACTAGAGTGAAACCCAGTAAAAGGAATGAATATGAAAAAGCTTTCAGCCAGAATGCCCTCCTTAATTATCATGAGAGAATTCTTGCAGGTGAGAAAACCTGTAAGATTAAAGAATATGGGAAACCTTTATGTCAGTTGAGAAGCCTTAATGACTCTAAGAGAATTCATGTGCAAAAGAAAGCCCATCTTTCTAATGAATGTGATAAAATTTCTACTCTACATCAGAGAGTTCACTTTGTAAAGGAACCTTTTTATTGTAATGAATGTGGCAAAACCTTTAAGTGGAGGTGTAAACTCAAtgcacatcagagaattcatactggagagaagccctttgaatgtagtgaatgtggaaaagccttcagtgAGAAGGTTTGTCTTAAAAggcatcagaaaattcatactagAGAGAAATCCTTTGAATGTAATGAGTGTGGAAGAGCTTTCCATGATGAATCTTACCTTATGCTACATCAaaggattcatactggagagaaaccctttgagtgtagtgaatgtgggaaaaaCTTCAGCCTGAAGTCGTCACTTATTTTACATCAGAAAATTCACACTGGGAAGAAGCTCTTTGAATGCAGTGAATGCAGTAAAGCCTTCCATTACAAGTCTTGCCTTACTctccatcagagaattcataccaGAGAGAAACCATttgagtgtaatgaatgtgggaaagccttcatgtGGAAGAGCCAACTTAATAAACAcaagagaattcacactggagagaaaccctttaagtgtaatgaatgtgaaaaagCTTTCTACCATAAATCTCAGCTTGTTGTACATCAaagaactcatactggagagaaaccctttgaatgtaatgaatgtggaaaagctttccaCAACAGATCTCAGCTGACTGtacaccagagaattcacactggggagaaaccctatgcatgtaatgaatgtgggaaaaacTTTAGCCATAGAAAATCATTCGTTTTCCATttgagaattcatactggagagaaaccctatgaatgcaatgaatgtgggaaagctttccaCAACAAATCTCACCTTAcagtacatcagagaattcatacaggagagaaaccctatgagtGTAATATTTGTGGGAAGAAATTTAGTCCGAGGTCATCCCTTATTAAgcaccagagaattcatacttctgaaaaaccctttgaatgtaatgaatgtgggaaaaacTTCAGCCGGAGGTCATCACTTATTTCACATCAAaagattcatactggagaaaaactctttgagtgtaatgaatgtggaaaaaacTTCAACCAGAGGTCATCACTGGCTTCACATCAGAGAACTCACACTGGAAAGAAATCCTTTGAGTGCAATGAATGCGGGGAGAACTTCACGCGGAGGTCATTGCTTAATAAACACAAAAAcattcatacaggagagaaacctatttaa
- the LOC140508223 gene encoding uncharacterized protein isoform X3 encodes MLETFENLVSLGLPVLKPDVISRLERGEAPWMLKGEVPRDPGSFNEERCETKDILMRISAKQRLQKQGTCTRVKPSKRNEYEKAFSQNALLNYHERILAGEKTCKIKEYGKPLCQLRSLNDSKRIHVQKKAHLSNECDKISTLHQRVHFVKEPFYCNECGKTFKWRCKLNAHQRIHTGEKPFECSECGKAFSEKVCLKRHQKIHTREKSFECNECGRAFHDESYLMLHQRIHTGEKPFECSECGKNFSLKSSLILHQKIHTGKKLFECSECSKAFHYKSCLTLHQRIHTREKPFECNECGKAFMWKSQLNKHKRIHTGEKPFKCNECEKAFYHKSQLVVHQRTHTGEKPFECNECGKAFHNRSQLTVHQRIHTGEKPYACNECGKNFSHRKSFVFHLRIHTGEKPYECNECGKAFHNKSHLTVHQRIHTGEKPYECNICGKKFSPRSSLIKHQRIHTSEKPFECNECGKNFSRRSSLISHQKIHTGEKLFECNECGKNFNQRSSLASHQRTHTGKKSFECNECGENFTRRSLLNKHKNIHTGEKPI; translated from the exons ATGCTGGAGACCTTTGAGAATCTTGTTTCCCTGG GGCTTCCAGTTTTGAAACCAGATGTGATCTCccgattggagagaggagaagctCCATGGATGCTCAAAGGAGAGGTCCCGAGAGACCCAG GTTCTTTTAATGAGGAAAGATGTGAAACCAAAGACATTCTCATGAGAATATCAGCCAAGCAAAGACTACAAAAG CAAGGAACTTGTACTAGAGTGAAACCCAGTAAAAGGAATGAATATGAAAAAGCTTTCAGCCAGAATGCCCTCCTTAATTATCATGAGAGAATTCTTGCAGGTGAGAAAACCTGTAAGATTAAAGAATATGGGAAACCTTTATGTCAGTTGAGAAGCCTTAATGACTCTAAGAGAATTCATGTGCAAAAGAAAGCCCATCTTTCTAATGAATGTGATAAAATTTCTACTCTACATCAGAGAGTTCACTTTGTAAAGGAACCTTTTTATTGTAATGAATGTGGCAAAACCTTTAAGTGGAGGTGTAAACTCAAtgcacatcagagaattcatactggagagaagccctttgaatgtagtgaatgtggaaaagccttcagtgAGAAGGTTTGTCTTAAAAggcatcagaaaattcatactagAGAGAAATCCTTTGAATGTAATGAGTGTGGAAGAGCTTTCCATGATGAATCTTACCTTATGCTACATCAaaggattcatactggagagaaaccctttgagtgtagtgaatgtgggaaaaaCTTCAGCCTGAAGTCGTCACTTATTTTACATCAGAAAATTCACACTGGGAAGAAGCTCTTTGAATGCAGTGAATGCAGTAAAGCCTTCCATTACAAGTCTTGCCTTACTctccatcagagaattcataccaGAGAGAAACCATttgagtgtaatgaatgtgggaaagccttcatgtGGAAGAGCCAACTTAATAAACAcaagagaattcacactggagagaaaccctttaagtgtaatgaatgtgaaaaagCTTTCTACCATAAATCTCAGCTTGTTGTACATCAaagaactcatactggagagaaaccctttgaatgtaatgaatgtggaaaagctttccaCAACAGATCTCAGCTGACTGtacaccagagaattcacactggggagaaaccctatgcatgtaatgaatgtgggaaaaacTTTAGCCATAGAAAATCATTCGTTTTCCATttgagaattcatactggagagaaaccctatgaatgcaatgaatgtgggaaagctttccaCAACAAATCTCACCTTAcagtacatcagagaattcatacaggagagaaaccctatgagtGTAATATTTGTGGGAAGAAATTTAGTCCGAGGTCATCCCTTATTAAgcaccagagaattcatacttctgaaaaaccctttgaatgtaatgaatgtgggaaaaacTTCAGCCGGAGGTCATCACTTATTTCACATCAAaagattcatactggagaaaaactctttgagtgtaatgaatgtggaaaaaacTTCAACCAGAGGTCATCACTGGCTTCACATCAGAGAACTCACACTGGAAAGAAATCCTTTGAGTGCAATGAATGCGGGGAGAACTTCACGCGGAGGTCATTGCTTAATAAACACAAAAAcattcatacaggagagaaacctatttaa